A window of the Carassius gibelio isolate Cgi1373 ecotype wild population from Czech Republic chromosome B16, carGib1.2-hapl.c, whole genome shotgun sequence genome harbors these coding sequences:
- the LOC127975413 gene encoding uncharacterized protein LOC127975413, whose product MFGRHVRMPTDLLLGTAATEEEGNVTEWVRRHHQRLHFAYEQVSGRIRAAGKKNKRLYDRTAREAPLLPGERVLVRDNRRQGKGKLSDRWENAPYVVEGQQRPGQPVYTIRPEGKAGPARVVHRNMIRPCPNYPSPVEEAPKEPEAVAPWIAGWAVIPGERGNVPAEMAPRDPMDMPADIDPVSPPRRSQRENRGRPPARYGEWATERRSRD is encoded by the coding sequence ATGTTTGGCAGGCATGTGCGGATGCCCACCGACTTATTGCTGGGGACGGCAGCAACCGAGGAGGAGGGGAACGTAACCGAATGGGTGAGGCGCCACCACCAACGCCTCCATTTTGCATACGAGCAAGTCTCGGGACGGATCCGAGCGGCTGGGAAGAAAAACAAGAGGCTGTACGACCGGACGGCTCGGGAAGCCCCCCTTCTCCCAGGAGAAAGGGTCCTGGTAAGGGACAACCGGCGACAAGGGAAGGGGAAGCTCAGTGACCGATGGGAGAATGCACCATACGTGGTCGAGGGCCAGCAGCGGCCTGGACAGCCAGTATATACAATTCGGCCCGAAGGAAAAGCCGGGCCCGCTAGAGTGGTCCATCGGAACATGATCCGCCCCTGTCCGAACTATCCCAGCCCCGTAGAGGAGGCGCCAAAGGAGCCTGAAGCTGTAGCCCCGTGGATAGCAGGATGGGCCGTGATCCCAGGAGAACGGGGAAATGTCCCCGCAGAAATGGCCCCCAGAGACCCGATGGATATGCCTGCGGACATCGACCCTGTCTCGCCACCACGACGGTCCCAGAGGGAGAACCGAGGTCGGCCCCCGGCACGCTATGGAGAATGGGCGACTGAAAggcgttctagggactag